Proteins encoded by one window of Halomonas sp. Bachu 37:
- a CDS encoding glycerol-3-phosphate dehydrogenase/oxidase produces MKLRNSNLDRLANDDFDVLIIGGGINGASAAAALAGKGARVALIDRGDFAGSTSMHSSNLVWGGIKYMESQDFALVRKLCKSRNHLIKHYPSTVEEIRFLTTITRGFRHRPGYLYIGTWLYWLLGNGFTRIPQLLSPKRIKATEPIIDASQAVGGVEYSDAYLHDNDARFVFNFIRHALDHGASAVNYVESLGAEYRDGTWHTQARNVIDGSTFTIRSKVLVNAAGPWVDQHNELTGQKTQYQHLYSKGIHLIVPQLTDSQRVLAFFADDGRLFFVIPMGNRTCIGTTDTYMEHPEVEITQDDIDFVLDNINKRLTLDKPLTADDIISTRCGVRPLAVKASQDSERDFLQLSRKHVVDINPVSAHISIFGGKLTDCLNVGDEISREIKCLGVDLPFPDDKWYGEPPAAVKQAFMQQAARMRLDDMTPATSSEPLSKRLWRRYAAQALDMLEQIRVDPRQGELLIEGTEYIRCELRQAHRSEMITRLDDFLRRRAKIALVVGHEELRKSEGLKEACRMLFGDQAQQRFDEYFANPPDSVRFTSQQPSPEPLHVSS; encoded by the coding sequence ATGAAACTTCGCAACAGCAATCTCGACAGGCTTGCCAACGACGATTTCGATGTGCTGATCATCGGTGGCGGCATCAATGGTGCCTCGGCCGCCGCGGCACTGGCGGGCAAGGGCGCCCGGGTTGCCCTGATCGATCGCGGCGACTTTGCCGGAAGCACCAGCATGCATTCTTCAAACCTGGTGTGGGGAGGTATCAAGTACATGGAGAGCCAGGATTTCGCGCTGGTGCGTAAGCTGTGCAAGAGCCGTAACCACCTGATCAAGCATTATCCTTCCACGGTCGAGGAGATCCGCTTTCTGACGACGATTACCCGAGGGTTTCGTCATCGCCCCGGTTACCTCTATATCGGCACCTGGCTCTACTGGCTGCTGGGCAACGGTTTTACCCGTATTCCACAGTTACTTTCTCCCAAACGCATCAAGGCAACGGAACCAATCATCGACGCGAGCCAGGCCGTCGGTGGCGTCGAATACTCCGATGCCTATCTGCACGACAACGATGCCCGCTTCGTCTTCAACTTCATTCGTCACGCGCTGGACCACGGCGCCAGCGCGGTCAATTACGTCGAGTCTCTGGGCGCCGAATACCGGGACGGAACATGGCATACCCAGGCACGCAACGTGATCGATGGCAGTACATTCACGATTCGATCCAAGGTACTCGTCAACGCTGCCGGCCCCTGGGTCGATCAACACAATGAGCTGACTGGGCAGAAGACCCAGTATCAACACCTGTATTCCAAGGGCATTCACTTGATCGTGCCCCAGCTGACCGATTCCCAGCGCGTACTGGCCTTTTTCGCCGACGATGGGCGGCTTTTCTTCGTGATTCCCATGGGCAATCGTACCTGTATCGGTACGACCGATACCTACATGGAGCATCCCGAGGTGGAGATTACGCAGGACGATATCGATTTCGTCCTGGACAACATCAATAAACGCCTGACGCTGGACAAACCGCTGACTGCCGACGACATCATCTCGACCCGTTGCGGGGTGCGACCGCTGGCGGTAAAAGCGAGCCAGGACAGCGAACGCGATTTTCTCCAGCTGTCGCGCAAGCATGTGGTGGACATCAATCCCGTGAGCGCGCATATCAGTATCTTCGGTGGCAAGCTGACCGATTGCCTCAATGTCGGCGATGAAATCAGCAGGGAGATCAAATGCCTGGGTGTTGACCTACCCTTCCCCGACGACAAGTGGTACGGCGAACCTCCCGCCGCGGTCAAGCAAGCCTTCATGCAGCAGGCGGCGAGGATGCGCCTTGACGACATGACGCCTGCCACCTCATCGGAACCCCTCAGCAAGCGTTTATGGCGTCGTTATGCGGCCCAGGCCCTGGATATGCTAGAGCAGATCCGCGTGGACCCGCGCCAAGGGGAACTGTTGATCGAAGGGACGGAGTACATCCGTTGCGAATTGCGCCAGGCCCACCGCAGCGAAATGATTACCCGGCTGGATGACTTCCTGCGCCGCCGCGCCAAGATTGCTCTGGTAGTCGGCCATGAGGAATTGCGGAAATCGGAAGGATTGAAAGAAGCCTGTCGGATGCTGTTCGGTGACCAGGCGCAGCAACGCTTCGATGAGTACTTTGCCAATCCCCCCGACTCGGTGCGATTTACATCGCAGCAGCCCTCTCCCGAGCCGCTGCATGTTTCCAGTTAA